CGGTGGCCGGTCTCCTTTCTCTACATGGAGACGACGGTGACCGGTTTCGAATGACTTTTGCTGTCAACACAAAACGAGAAGAGGCTTGATTTTGACCAATCCAAGACCAGCCCCGTCAGCTCTTTTTTTTAGCAAAACCAGCCCGTCAGTTTTTTTTTAGGGATCGTAACTTTATTAAAATTGAACAATATTCAACCGGGTACAAAGAGGGCCATGAAGGGATATAACAAATTTTACAGCAGTGATAACAAATTTTACAACATTATGCGCCTTATTGGAAGCTCGACCTTCGAATATACAATCACAGCTGACAAAACATACTCTTTCCTGTTTATCTCTTTCACAGCAGTGATATGGGGGCCTCCCAACCCCTTTGTGATGTCGTCCACTGCTAGTTTGCAGCCACAGGCATTACCAAATGATTCGAAAATAGATCAGCCTCAAGTGGCAAGGTCTCTCAACATGCTATGGCCTCTAGCGATGTTGGATTATTGACACCAGGTAGAACAATAGCTGAAGACCCGAGGTACTGACCCATCATGAGACAAGCCGTCGTCTACATGGATTTTAACATGACCAATCGGAGGCGGTTTCCAAGCTCTTTGCACATTGACCACATGTGTGTGTCTCGCCGGATTGGTCGCAGTAGACTAGTTCATTTTTCAATGTCAATTGGCCCCGTCAGTTGAACGATGACGGACCCGAACAAAGAGCCCAACCCATGTGAGCTCATGGGGAGGAGGAGTTGACCCATCATTCGATTTGAGGCTTCGACGTGTTCGCCGGTTTTCCAGTTATTAAATCAGGTAttggtttgtctcaaaaaaaattcaGGCATTGGTGGAGGAAGATATGCTAATATCATGAGAGAAATCAATATCTCAGCACAGAGTTCCTTCCCGCTCCTTCATCTTCGAAGGACATGAGTCTAATATCAAGGCACATATAGCCTCCCTAAATTCGCTCTTAATCTTCCTGAAGGACGCTAGCCTATCGATATTCCCTGTATTACTGTAAACCATATTTTTTATCAATATAAATTGGATTGTGTTTAGCTTAAAAAAAAGAGTGATCTTGGTTTCTGGTTTGGCGGTCGGGATTGACAGGGATGGCTAAGGTTGTGGTGCTAATAGGTAAGGTTCGATTCTGACTTGTACTTTAATATTTATTTCTGACTTATTTAATGCTATTGTATTTTTAATCCCCGTTTAAAACTTAGGAACCAAAAAAAATCTTAGGATTGAAATATCACAGGAATTGTCTTGTTACCTGAATTCCTACATGAATTCAAAACACATGAATGCTCCAAAACTGCTATTTGGGCACTATATATAGGGAAAACTCAGAGATTGTAAACACCAGGAGAAGAAAACATGAGGTAAGACCTCATGTTTGCTTTCCTCCAAAATTTATATGAATTGGCTCATTCCATAGGAATCTTGGTAAGCTATTTCTTTGTTTTCAAATGGCATCATAAGAAGTTCTCCCATAGGAATTCAATCATCCAAAATTATCGTGCTTTTCTTTCCAAACAGGGGCATCACTTTATGGAAATGATAAAATCCGAATGTCTGATTTTTAACCATGCAAATCGAACATTTTTATGGCAATTTTAGTTGACGTGAGAATGGCAAGTTTATTAGTTACCACTTAGCAAGCATGACAATTTTCTGGCAAATAAAATTGAGGGTGGATTTGCCATGTTTATCAACTAAGCTAGCTAGGATCAAGAAATATAAATTGCCACAAAAAATATTAGATTTGCCATGGTGAAATCCCGAATGTCCGGGACTTATCGGCGTCCTAGCTTTATCTGTCCCAACCCCTTCTCATTGTAGGTTGTTTGTTACCAAAAAAATAGAACTATTTTGAAATAGATGACTCCATGGCCAATCTTTTTTGAATTTGTTATAAAATATTCATTTTTCCGAGGGATAAATCATTATTCTCAAGCTTGAATCTCAGTCACCAACTCAAAAGTCATTATTCATATGATTGTTATTGTTTCCACCAAATCAATTCAACTAGGTGTGGGCTCATTAGATATGTCCTGACCACCATTTTCCTCAAACCGCATTTTATAAAAACATGACTGCACTTTTGGATATTCTGTGTCAtgttttctatatatatatatatatatatatatatatatatatatatatatatatatatatatatatatatatatatatatatatatgtacttaATAAAAGAATATTGTTCCTTTTTCTGCCAGGCAAAGTGATTCGTCCAACATTTCATTCTTTTACCAAGCATCATTTCTTGAAACCCACCTTAACTGTCCCACCTTTTATTGACTTACCGAATAAACTTATATTTTCTTTGGTAAGCTAACAAATGATTATAGAAAATAAAATCCTAAAATATGGGCAGGTTAATCACAGGGCAGGATTTGGTAAATATTTATTTACATGTTCACATTACTATGGACTGGTAAATCATGGGCTAAAATAATAGAATATTTATACATGTTGCAATGCACATGCAATTACCTAGTTACACCATTAAAAGTATTGCACTTTTGGACGTAGcgtgcatcattttattttcttgggtgAAGTTTATTTATTGCAATTGTTGTAGGAATCGAGAGAAACTAAAGAGTAAGCATAGTTAAAAGGAATTATAAATTCCCCGCGGAAAAAGGGAAAAGGGGCTAAAATCTAGTAGGGTATCATTTATTTGAAAGAAAAATCTAGTAACAATTGGGTGAGAGAAAGAGGGGGGTGGAGGGGGGCTACCTCTTTTTTAACACCGCCAGGGCTACTTTGTCTAACACAATGTATTGCGCTGCCTTCACTTTCCTTCCATCTGATAAGCCGAACCAAAATAAGTGATGAATGATTTCAGCCCGGTCCATCTTAGCTGGTGAGCAAGTTCCCGACCCAACGATTGTCGATCCACGGGGCACAGCCAAGCGCCCCGTCTCGTCTCCCCGGGGGCAAATCGCGTCCGTCTCTCTTCTGACGACGAAAAAAGACCGGCGACAAAAGCCCCCCGTCCCAGGTGAGCATTCGGCCTACACCCCACTCCGATTTCTAGCATTTGAGTCTTTGAGCATTGTTGATATATTTTGTAGATTACGCATTTTattttacattgtataaatatttttaaatgtcacATTTTTTGTAAAGCGTGATTTTTTTGTAAATGTAGCATACATTTTGGTACAAAATATTTTTTTAATTACAAGAACATTTTTCCATCatataacattttttgaaaaattctgcGTACAATTTTTAGTGCCGGATCATTTTTGAATTTCACATGATTTTTCTGAATTGtacgaacattttctaaaatttcagcGAACATTTTTTCAcactgcatgaacattttttaaatgtgcgATGGGCACTTTTAGAAAAATAACTATTTTTTCGTAATATATGTATTTgttatttttgaaaatataaaaaagaaaaaaatatgtgtgtgACATTAGCATGACGAAACCACATGTCCACTTTATCACAACGCTATTTTCACAACCTGTTTGCTTCTCACGTGAGTTGAGTGACATGCTTGCTCTCTTTGTAAGCAGTATTAAAGAAAAGTTTGAGTTATTCATGGCTATAGTGCAACaccatacaatgccacacaaaaagactagcaaaaaaaaaaacaattgtATAGGGTGCGCAGAAAAATAAAACAGTGTTAGCAAATATATGTGAACATCATACAACAAAATGTATCACCATGCCATTCAACAAATAAACATAGAGCACATCCACTCCGTCAGGTAAAAATCATGGAGCAAATCCAACACATAATGCTAGAATCATTATCAGAATTAGTACTACATTGCTAGAATTGTTTTCTGAATCTTTAGTACCGAGGAAACATAAAAAAGATAGGAGGTTTAGATACACGTGAGCTTAAAAGTAATAGTCTCAAGTTCTTTCTAGGGAAAGAATAGTCTCAAGTTAATCATACAGATACGGGGGAGGCTTGTACGAGATCTCACATTAGGTGACATCGTAAGATCAACCCCAAAATTCATATTTATAcatttcaaaaaaactaaaattattTGACAACATCCATGTAGGGTATGTCTACAACTCCAAAAAAATTCAGCTCAAAACTCAGTacatttgaaaattcaaaaaagacaaattcaaatatgaatagTGGCAGCTTTGACTATTCACGTCCAATTTTGTCCTTTTTGTTTCTATTAATGTAGGTCGCATtaggagctgaaactttttgaggtTGACTATCAACCATTGTTGTGTATCTACAAACTTTTTGAGAATGTTTGtagattttattttttcaaaaaatcgaTCATATTGATCTCACCTAATGTGAGATCTCTCACACAAGTCCCCCCCACAGATACACCCCATGTTTTTCATTTCATAAAATTACAAATTACAAATTTGATCTCCAGCTTGAGAAATAAAAGTAAAGATTCATCAGTCATACGGATGATTGGCCAAAGTCCAAGCAAGAGAAATGTAGATTGCATATGATAAATCCAAATGTAGATTGTATATGAATATCAATTTAATGGTGAATTGTATAAAGGTGTACAATACATGTCTCACACTTCAGATAAGGTAATTGTATTTTCCTTCGCTCTAGTGCAAGCGGCGGCGGATCTAATCTCTACCAGCTCCAGCGCTCAACCCGTGGGTTTTCCTCCCCTCTTTGACATATTTGATGGAGCTCCGGCGTACATTCTTGATGTCTCTTTGGGGCAGTGAGGCTAGGGTTTCTTCATGTGCGGACGGAGACCAATGGTGGCAGACACTTCAGATCAATTCAAGGTTCAACGCTGACGACTGTGGCTACGGGGCATCCGTCCTTAGGGGCAAGTGCATGAACTCTTCCCGACTATCATCGACAAGGTCAGACAAACTTCTGTAGGGGAGAAGCGACAACGGCACGTCGACAGCTCGTTCAGTGACGATACTGGTCGTACGGTGGTCCAGAGAACTTGATGTAATTTTCATTATGTTGGGATGCTTTGCACTTCTAGCTAGGGAACCTAGTAGATTTGGGCTCTTCTTCATAGAAGGAAAAAAAACGTGTCGTGACGTCATGCACTGTAACTTATACGTGCGCACTCTTGATTGATTATGTGAGATCATGACGATATCGGATAAGTGACcgaccgatcgatcgatcgatctcgGAACCTGACTAACATATCGATTCGGTCTCTCGCTTCTTGCCTGTTGTGTGACCCTTTAAATATGGGAGCACCGAGCCCAACCTGAACCAAATCGATCCAAGCTTACGAGCTTTCCCTTCCCGATCGAGGAGAAATCAAGCAAGCGAATCAAGAACCATGGCTGATGCGACGCCAGCGGAAGCAAGCAGCAGCGGCGAGGCCGCGGGCGAGAAGAGCAATAAGAAGATCACGCTGATCAGCTCCGACGGCGAGAGCTTCGAGGtcacggcggaggcggcggccatgTCGCAGACCATCCACCACATGATGGAGGACAACTGCGTCGAGAACGGCATCCCGCTGCCCAACGTGCCCTCCAAGATCCTCTCCAAGGTCATCGAGTACTGCAACAAGCACGTCTCCAGCGGCGAGCAGGACCTCAAGAGCTTCGACGCCAGCTTCATCAACGTCGACCAGGACACGCTATACGACCTCATCCTCGCCGCCAACTATCTGGACGTCAAGGGGCTCCTGGAACTCTGCCTGCAGACGGTGGCCGACATGATCAAGGGCAAGACGGTCGAGGAGATACGCAAGACGTTCAACATCAAGTGCGACttctcgccagaggaggaggccgaGATAAAAAAGGAGAACCAATGGGCCTTCGAGTAGACACGTCACCGCACGTCCTAGTAGAACATTTTTTTAATCTTCATCTGCAGCTGCTTAAGTCAAGTCTTTTGATGTTTTTCCTCTTCATTTAATTACTACACTATTTGGGCTAGTTTACTTGGTTGTTTGGCGCGGTAAAAACTGTATGATTATCGGATGCATAAATTATTCGTTAATATACTATGCTACTAGTATCTACTCCTATGAAATATGTGTGGCGTAATTAATTATCTATGAGATACTTCGTTTATATACATTGCCACATTTTCTCATCGGCAGTGGCAACCCTGAGCCCGCGTAGCTTTGACCGGGGCGATTCCCCCATGGCTTCGcatacaggtggctggcgggtgtcagttttttcaactttagttgaatcgagtgtagcTACGCCCGGTTCTTGAGAAGGAACTTTGCAACAACATTAGATACAAAAGACATCACTAAATATTTGCTAGAATAGtaaaaccaaagaaaacaagaaccacaagtatgcatttcagaagatttccaacttccataacttcTCCCATAagttggactaatatcttctccatgcattcattgttgatctacggatTCTTCATTttgcattcttctttcttcatctttggttcaaaagaagtagacgttgcttcccctctagttgcacatgcagccgcatcattgccttcgattgtACTAAGGTGCACTAAAACCTATTAAGTTTCTTTCTACAAACAAATCAATGTattggccttcccaaaaccaaaatgagcatccatcatCCTACACAAAAGAATGAACAAGCTCAAAGTGAGCTACCGCAATTGAACTAAAGAATGAGCTATGAAATgagctaccgcaagtgcacgtaccccgtcattttcgcatttgaagaacacccatccggggtgcttcggcgtgcccgaagtGAGCCGCAACACTTTCCGCATGCATTCGTCGCActctatgagcggcatcggcaagcCACAAAGACACTACGCGAGCGCCGAGCCCGGTCGACGGCCGGAAGAATCCATGCCCGCAAaccttcggcggcggcgggtggatgaacccgtacctgcatgcggcgatgcacccttgcctgggctgcgggagaggctccccgaccactccatcgcTTGGGGCAGCAACCGGCGGCCCATGATGAAGTGCCGCAGATCTGCAAATCCGGCGGCCCGCCGACACAGGGGAGGGGGGGGAGGGGAGGCCTCGTGCGCGTGGCATCCTTCTGGCGTGCTCccgccggctgctttcgccggaatcttgggcggcggccggcggcggcgcgagggggggagaggagaggtggtTGGTGAGGGAAAGTGCGGGATGAAATGTCTCCCCCCCACCAACCGCTTCCGCTTATATACAGGGCATCGCAGCCGCGGGGAAACCCACGTTTTCCCGTGTTGGGGtcgggattttgccgcgccccctaaaattttttacgggccggggcgggatgcgagGTCTGATCGGGCTGGTTTTTCCGCCCCAACTCGCATTTTGGCAGTTACTTTACGGGTCGGAGTGAGATGCGGGGTCTGCTATAGTTGCTCTTATAGTATGGGGTGGTGAGGCGATGATGCTTCTCTGGTATAAGGTAATAAGGATCAGGTCGTCACCATCGACAACTTCTTCTAGGAAGAGGACATGTACACAAAGATTCTACTCAACGTACAGCTCCCCTTACAATGCTAGCAGTGCTATATGTTTTTAGTATAGAGTGTAGTGATATTTACCCGGGGGTCAGTGACGGAGCGTGACACAAAAGTAACTAGTGGCCAAATTCCAAGCCCAAAATGCTAGCACATGCCGAATAACTGAATAAGCAAATTGTCTCACACGGGCTACCATTTACTAATTTTAATGGGCCAAAACCTTTATTTTTTTGCGGGAAGACCATGCCATTGCTCGGTATGATCTCTAAGAGGCTCTGCCCTACCGGGGGAGGACGGTTTATGAATGTTACTATGGTTTATTTATTCAGTAGTTGATTTGTATTTTGTGTTCGATTCATATGTATCACTATTGTTATTCATTTCTTGGATGCAATTAATTAGCATAGGCCAACCAAAATAGAAAAACACATAAGGTTGCATTTTTTTAGGATATCGGCCTTCTTTCCTACGGGGCATTAAACTCCTTTTCATGTAACAAAATATAAGCCTTCTCTCCATGGTTGTTAAACCACAACTTAGTTTCTTCACAATCTAATTTGGCAAATTTTAGCATGCTCCCTCTTACTTCCATTTCTCACATGAGAGGTAAGAGTTGATTAGATCTGAACCATTAATTTGATTAAGTAGTGATCAGATTTGctcttaccttcttacctcccATATGAAAAGAGGGATGTTAAAAGTACTCATCTAATTTAGTCCACTTGCCTAGAGACACAAAGCTAATATATTGCGTTggatagatactccctccgttcccaaatatttgtctttctagccatttcaaatggttacaacatatggatgtatgtagacatattttagagtgtaggttcactcattttacttcgtatgtagtcacttgttgaaatctctagaaaaacaaatatttaggaacggaggaagtacatgatTGGAGGAAGTATACAAAAAAACACGATTGGAACCCTGTGACAGAATTGTAGCCAagcaaaatatttatcttactatgtTAATACTATTGACCAAGTCCAAAGTTCCTCTAATTGAATATGTAAAAGAAATCAGATGCCAACATGAACTCACATGAACATCAATGAGGAACGAGCATTGATTACCATCTGGAGGTGGAGACGATTACACACAGCTTCTGCCTGCACAAGAATTAGTACCATTGGCGAATAGTCAATTACCCCGTGGTGCTAGAACTTCACTTTGGTGCTACAAATTATGACATAGATCGAACTGATGTAAAAACTTGACTAATATGGTGCAAACCACGTTTGGATACAAAAGCGGCGCTAACTAGGCTGACCTGTGTGCCACAGGTCCACTCTCAGTGACCGGAAGCCATGGAGGGAGGCGTGTGCTGTAGCCTGTTTTTCGCAAAAACAGcctcaatttttttaatttctcaTACAAAAGGTCCGAGGGTATTTTTGGACAATAACATGCCACACGTCATTCAGTGGCTCAAAGCGGGACCCATGCCACGGAGGCAAGCCTAGTCAGCGCCGCTTTCATATTCAAATGTGATTTGCACCGTATTTGGACGCCAGAGCCATGAAGTTACACCAATTCAGATTAATTTTGCCACATCAATCTCGCCTTTTGTTATTAGCTCCGAATGCAACACATCGATTTAGTTCAGAGTCGAGGAACAACCAGAACACATCTCGGCTGTTCTTATATTTGATCTGACTTTTGATGTGTGAACGTACGTCACGTACCTACGACGTACGTAGCAGGTTAGCTTCCAGTTACCTAACGCGGCCGGCCATGCACGCCTGACCCGTGCCATTCTCCTCGACGTCCTCGTAGTATATATGCAGCACCAGCTCCACACACGACTCATCAGCTCGGCGAGCAGACCAAAGAGGCAGCAAAGACTAGGAGGAGACGCACAACATGCATCCATGTCgggacctccacctccacctcgccGTCTCGGCAACGGCGGTGCTCTTCTTCTCCGCCTCCGTCATCCTCTCGGCCGTCCCTGCAGCCAGAGCCCAGCAGGAAACCGGTACGATGAACTCGGTCACCCTCCGTCGATCGATCCATCCATTCATCGATATAATCCCCAATTCCCCATTGCCTTCATGTCTTATGTCCGTTGCAGAGCACGAGGAAGAGTTCAGCTACTCGCCGGACGCGGAGAACGGGCCGGCGCACTGGGGCCAGATCAAGGCGGAGTGGTCGGCGTGTGGCAACGGGGAGATGCAGTCGCCCATCGACCTCGCCGGGCCGCGTGTGACCCTGGtgcgccgcctcggccacctcaaCCACTCCTACGCCCCCGCTAACGCATCCGTCGTCAACCGCGGCCACGACATCATGGTGCGGTTCGAGGGCGACGCCGGGAGCGTGTCCATCGACGGCACGGCGTACCACCTCCGGCAGCTGCACTGGCACGCGCCCACGGAGCACAGCGTCAACGGCCGCCGGTACGACATGGAGCTCCACATGGTGCACCAGAGCGCCAAGAACAAGACCGCCGTCATCGGCGTCTTCTACGAGATCGGTGCCCGCGACGCCTTCCTGCACAAGCTGGAGCCATACCTGGAGATGATCGCCAAGCAGCCGGAGAGGGAGGAGAAGGTGGGCGTGGTGGACGCCAGGGGTGCCAGGGGGAGGGCCAGCGTGTACTACCGCTACGTGGGCTCCCTCACCACCCCGCCATGCACCCAAGGGGTCATCTGGACCATCGTCAAGCGGGTAGGTTTCCTTCCCGCAGCCATTGTTTTCTCTAGATTGG
The sequence above is drawn from the Triticum aestivum cultivar Chinese Spring chromosome 7A, IWGSC CS RefSeq v2.1, whole genome shotgun sequence genome and encodes:
- the LOC123154852 gene encoding SKP1-like protein 1A, with the protein product MADATPAEASSSGEAAGEKSNKKITLISSDGESFEVTAEAAAMSQTIHHMMEDNCVENGIPLPNVPSKILSKVIEYCNKHVSSGEQDLKSFDASFINVDQDTLYDLILAANYLDVKGLLELCLQTVADMIKGKTVEEIRKTFNIKCDFSPEEEAEIKKENQWAFE
- the LOC123153751 gene encoding alpha carbonic anhydrase 7-like — encoded protein: MHPCRDLHLHLAVSATAVLFFSASVILSAVPAARAQQETEHEEEFSYSPDAENGPAHWGQIKAEWSACGNGEMQSPIDLAGPRVTLVRRLGHLNHSYAPANASVVNRGHDIMVRFEGDAGSVSIDGTAYHLRQLHWHAPTEHSVNGRRYDMELHMVHQSAKNKTAVIGVFYEIGARDAFLHKLEPYLEMIAKQPEREEKVGVVDARGARGRASVYYRYVGSLTTPPCTQGVIWTIVKRVRTVSRHQLELLREAVHDEMEKNARPRQEVNNRDINMFWPIQQNKH